The following coding sequences lie in one Allorhizobium pseudoryzae genomic window:
- a CDS encoding ISNCY family transposase — protein sequence MSLLITMSQKELHRLEVIQKIRDKRLGVVQAAELLDLSRSQVHRLLRSYDLDGPAGLVSKKRSRPSNRRHSEEFRNAALDLIRARYLDFGPTLAREKLIELHRISVSKETLRQWMTEADIWVSRRERKKRVFQPRGRRDCFGELVQIDGSHHWWFENRGPKCALLVYIDDATGKLLHLRFAGSENTFDYLHATKAYLQQWGKPLAFYSDKHGVFRSTNASKTDRTTGLTQFGRALYELNIDIICANTPQAKGRVERANQTLQDRLVKEMRLRGISTIDVANAYAPEFIEGFNKRFGKLPRNPKDMHRPLADHENLDGAMCRKEVRTLSQALTLRYDKVLFILDPTEISRPLAGQKVVDCDYPDGRLEIMHQSYSLPYRTFDKLRSVHRAEVVDNKRLDGMLSIVAEMQAGRELERNKSGPSRTGQKDHMFGIRDGSIGNAYQKRGRKPDRRTDFTNDPEVIAKRQKAMARMEAAE from the coding sequence ATGTCCTTGTTGATCACCATGTCGCAGAAAGAATTGCATCGCCTCGAAGTCATTCAAAAGATCCGTGACAAGAGGCTTGGCGTTGTCCAGGCAGCCGAGTTGCTCGACCTCAGTCGAAGTCAGGTGCATCGGCTGCTGCGGTCTTACGACCTTGATGGTCCAGCCGGCCTTGTGTCGAAGAAGCGATCTCGACCAAGTAATCGCCGCCACAGTGAGGAATTTCGCAATGCGGCGCTAGACCTGATCCGCGCACGCTATCTGGATTTTGGTCCGACGCTTGCACGCGAGAAGCTGATTGAGCTGCATCGGATCTCGGTATCCAAGGAGACGCTGCGGCAATGGATGACCGAGGCCGACATCTGGGTCTCTCGCCGGGAACGCAAGAAGCGTGTTTTTCAGCCTCGTGGCCGGCGCGACTGCTTTGGTGAGCTGGTTCAGATCGATGGATCGCATCACTGGTGGTTCGAGAACCGCGGCCCCAAATGCGCCCTCCTCGTCTATATCGATGACGCTACAGGAAAGCTTCTACATCTAAGATTTGCTGGGTCGGAGAACACGTTTGACTACCTGCATGCGACGAAGGCTTATCTGCAGCAATGGGGTAAGCCGCTTGCATTCTACAGCGACAAGCATGGTGTTTTCCGGTCGACCAATGCTTCGAAGACGGACAGGACGACCGGTCTGACACAATTCGGTCGCGCGCTTTATGAACTGAACATCGACATCATCTGCGCCAACACGCCTCAGGCTAAAGGCCGGGTCGAGCGAGCCAATCAGACGCTGCAGGACCGCCTGGTGAAAGAGATGCGGCTTCGGGGCATCAGCACAATCGATGTGGCCAATGCCTATGCACCTGAGTTCATTGAAGGCTTCAATAAACGTTTTGGCAAGTTGCCGCGCAATCCGAAGGACATGCATCGGCCTCTCGCTGATCATGAGAACCTGGACGGTGCTATGTGCCGCAAGGAAGTCCGCACCCTGTCGCAGGCTTTGACGCTACGTTACGACAAAGTGCTGTTCATTCTCGATCCGACCGAGATCTCGCGGCCATTGGCCGGGCAGAAGGTCGTCGACTGTGATTACCCGGATGGCAGGCTGGAGATCATGCATCAGAGCTATTCCCTGCCCTACAGAACTTTCGACAAATTACGGTCTGTGCATCGAGCGGAGGTCGTCGACAACAAGCGGCTGGATGGCATGCTGTCGATCGTTGCTGAGATGCAGGCCGGACGCGAACTTGAGCGCAACAAGAGCGGCCCATCCCGGACGGGTCAGAAAGATCATATGTTTGGCATTCGCGACGGTAGCATTGGAAACGCTTATCAGAAGCGCGGCCGCAAGCCCGACCGTCGGACGGATTTCACGAATGATCCGGAAGTTATCGCCAAAAGGCAGAAGGCTATGGCGCGCATGGAGGCCGCAGAATGA
- a CDS encoding HAD family hydrolase: protein MVQRQRKCSDRLMVFDVGGVFIALDAEKRRVALEAGGRWRADAAPCQDLLEINRKFRLGQIAEDPYLNAVCAIYGLPVEPVLAAETALLAGVLDEMVAYVRELRSRYRVVCLSNTQALHWRHVIDEMLGQDLFDATYLSHEMGMEKPSDDIYLALQRREDVRPEQILFVDDTLENVNTARRLGWHAIHHDDARRTIATIEHWLAGDVPRRGLS from the coding sequence ATGGTTCAGCGGCAGCGGAAGTGCAGCGACAGACTGATGGTCTTCGATGTCGGTGGCGTCTTCATCGCGCTTGATGCCGAGAAGCGGCGTGTGGCGCTGGAAGCCGGTGGCCGCTGGCGTGCCGATGCCGCCCCGTGTCAGGACCTTTTGGAGATCAACCGGAAATTCCGTCTCGGTCAAATTGCCGAAGACCCGTATCTGAACGCCGTCTGTGCAATCTATGGCCTGCCGGTCGAGCCTGTGCTGGCGGCGGAAACAGCGCTTCTTGCGGGTGTCCTGGACGAGATGGTGGCCTATGTCCGGGAGCTCCGGTCCCGGTATCGGGTCGTTTGCCTGTCGAACACCCAGGCCCTGCACTGGCGCCATGTCATCGATGAGATGCTGGGGCAGGATCTCTTCGATGCGACCTATCTCTCGCACGAAATGGGCATGGAGAAGCCATCCGATGACATCTACCTGGCCCTGCAACGCCGGGAGGACGTCAGGCCGGAGCAGATCCTCTTCGTCGATGACACGCTGGAGAATGTGAACACCGCCCGTCGTCTCGGTTGGCATGCTATCCACCATGACGACGCAAGGCGAACGATTGCGACCATCGAACACTGGCTGGCGGGGGATGTGCCGCGCCGCGGTTTATCCTGA
- a CDS encoding ABC transporter ATP-binding protein: MARLSLRGIKKRFKTVDVLHGIDLDVNDRELIVFVGPSGCGKSTLLRLIAGLDPITEGEFLLNDARMNDVAPSRRGIAMVFQSYALYPHMNVYENMAFGARLMGLSKPEVEARIAEATRMLRLEALLERKPRELSGGQRQRVAIGRALVRKPQLLLLDEPLSNLDAALRSDVRLEIARLHREIGGTTIYVTHDQVEAMTLADRIVVMNGGRIEQFGSPRELYETPANVFVANFIGSPRMAMLSVEREGNRLMAPGIGEVSLTRLPSSPERALLIGVRPDAMVISPDMAGEGFAAEVVYTEYLGDSAYVYVRLGDGAPVSVRCSPDTQFAPDTPVKIGIHPDKIHYFSPQTSQRLAV, translated from the coding sequence TTGGCTCGACTGTCCCTGCGCGGAATCAAGAAACGCTTTAAAACCGTGGATGTGCTGCATGGCATAGACCTGGACGTGAACGACCGCGAACTCATCGTGTTCGTCGGGCCGTCCGGTTGCGGCAAGTCCACCCTGCTCCGCCTGATCGCCGGGCTCGACCCGATCACCGAGGGTGAGTTTCTCTTAAACGATGCGCGGATGAACGACGTGGCTCCCTCGCGGCGCGGCATTGCCATGGTCTTTCAGTCCTACGCGCTTTATCCGCACATGAATGTCTATGAGAACATGGCATTCGGCGCGCGGCTGATGGGCTTGAGCAAGCCGGAAGTCGAGGCGCGCATTGCCGAGGCGACACGCATGCTGCGGTTGGAGGCTCTCCTGGAGCGGAAGCCGCGCGAACTGTCCGGCGGCCAGAGGCAGCGTGTAGCGATCGGCCGGGCTCTGGTCCGGAAACCGCAACTTTTGTTGCTGGACGAACCGCTGTCCAATCTCGACGCAGCACTTCGTTCCGACGTGCGGCTGGAGATCGCTCGCCTGCACCGCGAAATCGGCGGCACGACGATCTACGTGACGCATGACCAGGTCGAAGCGATGACGCTGGCAGACCGCATCGTCGTGATGAATGGCGGGCGGATCGAACAGTTCGGCTCGCCGCGCGAACTCTACGAGACCCCGGCCAATGTCTTCGTCGCCAACTTCATCGGCTCGCCGCGCATGGCGATGCTGAGCGTCGAGCGCGAGGGAAATCGGTTAATGGCGCCGGGCATTGGCGAGGTGTCGCTCACCCGCCTGCCCTCCTCGCCGGAACGCGCGCTGTTGATCGGCGTCAGACCGGATGCCATGGTCATCTCGCCGGATATGGCAGGCGAAGGTTTTGCCGCCGAGGTGGTCTACACCGAGTATCTGGGCGACAGCGCCTATGTCTATGTTCGCCTCGGCGATGGCGCGCCCGTCTCCGTGCGGTGTTCGCCCGATACGCAGTTTGCGCCGGATACGCCGGTGAAGATCGGCATCCATCCGGACAAGATACACTATTTCAGCCCTCAGACATCACAACGGCTTGCCGTGTGA
- a CDS encoding extracellular solute-binding protein: MSATATYAAELTFWTWRQEDKAEYEKFFADFAKANPGITVKFEAFEATSYNTVLSTALAGGKGPDLMMTRTYGGIESLAGAGYLMPLDDKKIPALKGFSEAALASETMRSDKTLYAVPAASQTMLVIYNTEIFEKNGISEPKSWDEFIAACEKLKAAGVMPFANGTATGWQNETIVSALTSSIMGKGFYADLMAGKTDFNDKRYVEALTRLKEISKYFPDGFVGLDYASAQQLFTSGMAGMFAGGSFELANFAKQNPALKLGVFAAPGLKAEDEKLVGLFFDSGFGANAKPKDPEAVVKFLNYVASKDFAQAFANKLNNVSAVPGVTFESPLLAKVAELNKNSIAYMTLVNFRYGEPTGSNLIQAGVSKMLNGQATPAEVGKSMTDGLAAWYAPFKK, from the coding sequence ATGTCCGCTACTGCCACCTATGCAGCCGAGCTGACCTTCTGGACCTGGCGTCAGGAAGACAAGGCTGAATACGAAAAATTCTTTGCCGATTTTGCCAAGGCGAACCCGGGGATTACCGTCAAGTTCGAAGCCTTCGAGGCGACGAGCTACAACACGGTTCTCTCCACCGCACTGGCCGGCGGCAAGGGGCCTGACCTCATGATGACCCGCACCTATGGCGGCATCGAAAGCCTGGCCGGCGCCGGTTACCTGATGCCGCTCGATGACAAGAAGATCCCGGCGCTCAAAGGTTTTTCCGAAGCAGCCTTGGCCTCCGAGACGATGCGCTCGGACAAGACGCTGTATGCGGTTCCGGCCGCCAGCCAGACCATGCTGGTGATCTACAACACGGAAATCTTCGAGAAGAACGGCATTTCCGAGCCAAAAAGCTGGGACGAGTTCATCGCCGCCTGCGAAAAACTGAAGGCTGCCGGCGTCATGCCGTTTGCCAACGGAACCGCAACGGGCTGGCAGAACGAGACCATCGTGTCGGCGCTGACCTCCTCCATCATGGGCAAGGGTTTCTACGCCGATCTGATGGCCGGCAAGACCGACTTCAACGACAAGCGTTATGTCGAGGCGCTGACACGGCTGAAGGAAATCTCCAAATACTTCCCTGATGGTTTTGTCGGTCTCGATTACGCCTCTGCGCAGCAGCTGTTCACCTCCGGCATGGCTGGAATGTTTGCCGGCGGATCGTTCGAACTTGCCAATTTCGCCAAGCAGAACCCGGCGTTGAAGCTCGGTGTCTTCGCCGCCCCCGGCCTGAAGGCCGAGGATGAGAAGCTGGTCGGCCTGTTCTTCGATTCCGGGTTTGGCGCCAATGCCAAGCCGAAGGATCCGGAGGCAGTGGTCAAATTCCTCAACTACGTGGCCAGCAAGGATTTTGCCCAGGCGTTTGCCAACAAGCTGAACAACGTCTCTGCCGTTCCCGGCGTGACGTTTGAGAGCCCGCTCTTGGCCAAGGTGGCCGAACTCAACAAGAACTCGATCGCCTACATGACGCTCGTGAACTTCCGTTACGGCGAGCCGACCGGCTCCAACCTGATCCAGGCAGGCGTTTCCAAGATGCTGAACGGCCAGGCGACCCCTGCCGAGGTCGGCAAGTCGATGACCGATGGTCTGGCCGCCTGGTACGCGCCGTTCAAGAAGTGA
- a CDS encoding carbohydrate ABC transporter permease: MITAKLTGRRLWIAALVVPPLAFMCLFLVYPILSAFAYAFYEWRGLARGEFVWFANFHRVLFEFPFSERTVNAFKHNIFVFFALMVLQNGLGFILAYCLWRELWGARFHRIAVFLPVVLSTVIVGLLWKLFYHPLFGAVNATLRGLGLGSLAQPWLGQDSTALTAIVVANAWHMVGFPTLVFLAGMQRIPSEILDAVRMETESEWVKMTKIVWPLVAPSATVVFTLLFVGAFNWFELPFIMAGVDGAPHGATDVLGLYFYRTAFGSMSASAENFGPGSALAVLIFLFIAVVSSVITVRLRKREIQL, encoded by the coding sequence ATGATAACTGCCAAGCTGACAGGTCGAAGACTGTGGATCGCCGCCCTCGTGGTGCCGCCGCTTGCCTTCATGTGCCTGTTTCTCGTTTATCCGATCCTGTCGGCCTTCGCCTACGCCTTCTATGAATGGCGCGGGCTGGCGCGCGGCGAATTCGTCTGGTTCGCAAATTTCCACCGCGTGCTGTTCGAGTTTCCCTTCTCGGAGCGGACCGTCAACGCGTTCAAGCACAATATCTTCGTGTTCTTCGCCCTGATGGTGCTGCAGAACGGCCTCGGTTTCATCCTCGCCTATTGCCTGTGGCGCGAACTCTGGGGTGCGCGCTTTCACCGAATTGCCGTCTTCCTGCCGGTCGTATTGTCGACCGTCATCGTCGGCCTGCTCTGGAAGCTGTTTTACCATCCGCTGTTCGGCGCGGTAAACGCCACGCTGCGCGGGCTTGGTCTCGGCAGCCTGGCCCAGCCCTGGCTCGGTCAGGATTCCACGGCGCTGACCGCCATCGTCGTCGCCAATGCCTGGCACATGGTCGGCTTTCCGACGCTGGTGTTCCTCGCCGGCATGCAGCGAATCCCGTCCGAGATCCTCGACGCCGTGCGCATGGAAACCGAAAGCGAGTGGGTGAAGATGACCAAGATCGTCTGGCCGCTGGTCGCCCCCTCCGCAACGGTCGTCTTCACGCTTCTGTTCGTCGGTGCCTTCAACTGGTTCGAATTGCCCTTCATCATGGCCGGCGTCGATGGCGCGCCGCATGGCGCAACCGATGTGCTCGGCCTCTATTTCTACCGCACAGCCTTTGGCAGCATGTCGGCATCCGCGGAGAATTTTGGCCCGGGAAGCGCGCTTGCCGTGCTGATCTTCCTGTTCATCGCGGTCGTTTCCAGCGTCATCACCGTCAGGCTGCGCAAGCGGGAGATCCAGCTGTGA
- a CDS encoding carbohydrate ABC transporter permease produces the protein MRKTSDTGGLRTLGWDGLIQILLIGNSVVMLAPIVIMVFSAFKTNAQIFQSPFSIPDFTHVASILRVWNETDFLLYMGNSLIVTATSIALILILGTMAAYAIARYEFRGSGFILLFFLAGLTLPLKLAIIPLFIQMRDFGLIDSRLSLIFIYVATGLPTAVFIMTGFIRSLPNELEDAARMDGASEARIMWSIMLPLVRPAMVIAAIQNVVPIWNDFFFPLIFIQNNDLKTLPQGLTTFMGEFGTDWGVLFSGLTLSALPIIILYIALSRQFINGMTAGAIK, from the coding sequence GTGAGGAAAACAAGCGATACCGGCGGCCTGCGCACGCTGGGCTGGGACGGCCTGATCCAGATCCTTCTGATCGGCAACAGCGTCGTCATGCTGGCGCCCATCGTCATCATGGTCTTCTCCGCCTTTAAGACGAATGCGCAGATCTTTCAGTCGCCGTTTTCGATACCCGATTTCACCCATGTGGCGAGCATTCTGCGGGTCTGGAACGAAACAGATTTCCTGCTCTACATGGGCAATTCGCTGATCGTCACCGCGACGTCCATCGCGCTGATCCTGATCCTCGGCACCATGGCCGCCTATGCCATCGCGCGTTACGAGTTCCGCGGCTCCGGCTTCATTCTTCTCTTCTTCCTGGCAGGGCTCACCCTGCCGCTGAAACTCGCCATCATTCCGCTCTTCATCCAGATGCGGGATTTCGGGCTGATCGACTCGCGCCTGTCGCTGATCTTCATCTACGTGGCAACCGGTCTCCCGACCGCCGTCTTCATCATGACGGGTTTCATCCGCAGCCTGCCGAACGAGCTGGAGGATGCCGCGCGCATGGACGGCGCCAGCGAAGCGCGGATCATGTGGTCGATCATGCTGCCGCTGGTGCGCCCCGCTATGGTGATCGCAGCCATCCAGAACGTCGTCCCCATCTGGAACGACTTCTTTTTCCCGCTGATCTTCATCCAGAACAATGACCTGAAAACCCTGCCACAGGGGCTCACCACCTTCATGGGCGAGTTCGGTACGGATTGGGGCGTGCTGTTTTCCGGGCTGACGCTGTCGGCACTGCCGATCATCATTCTCTATATCGCGCTGTCGCGACAGTTCATCAACGGCATGACGGCCGGTGCGATCAAGTAA
- a CDS encoding MurR/RpiR family transcriptional regulator has protein sequence MSVLKVIQAKLDSMTDAERQIGQFIIDDPDRMVELSSAELAAATGRSQSSVVKFSQKIGYDGYQQLKLAVTKAKAQEWRVPSGMIHGTIEAGDNFVTIQQKLVASKVSAMQQTMQVNAEEAVMQAVTALASARRIHLAGIGASSLVARDFSYKLLKLGLMVLMDRDPHVQMANAASLESRDVLFAISQSGGNNETIRLAELARSCGATVITLTGLHGSRLSLLADIQLHTVADEERVRSSAITSRDAQLAICDLVFLLLIAKLPGANDAIHASEAAVAILKS, from the coding sequence ATGTCCGTTCTGAAGGTCATCCAGGCGAAGCTGGATTCCATGACGGATGCCGAACGCCAGATCGGTCAGTTCATCATCGATGACCCGGACCGCATGGTGGAACTGTCGTCTGCCGAACTTGCGGCGGCGACCGGCCGCAGCCAGTCCAGCGTCGTCAAGTTTTCCCAGAAGATCGGCTATGACGGATACCAGCAGCTGAAACTGGCCGTTACCAAGGCCAAGGCGCAGGAATGGCGCGTGCCTTCGGGCATGATCCACGGCACGATCGAGGCTGGCGACAATTTCGTCACCATCCAGCAGAAGCTCGTTGCGAGCAAGGTCTCTGCCATGCAGCAGACCATGCAGGTGAACGCGGAAGAGGCGGTGATGCAGGCCGTGACGGCATTGGCCTCGGCACGGCGGATTCACCTCGCCGGCATCGGCGCCTCCTCTCTCGTTGCGCGGGATTTCTCCTACAAGCTGCTGAAGCTTGGCCTGATGGTGCTGATGGACCGTGACCCGCATGTCCAAATGGCCAATGCCGCGTCGCTGGAGAGCCGTGATGTCCTGTTCGCGATCTCGCAATCCGGCGGCAACAACGAGACGATCCGGCTTGCGGAACTGGCCCGCAGCTGCGGCGCGACGGTCATCACGCTCACCGGCCTGCATGGCAGCCGCCTCAGCCTGCTCGCCGATATCCAGCTGCATACGGTGGCCGACGAGGAGCGGGTGCGCTCCTCCGCGATCACCTCGCGCGATGCGCAGCTCGCGATCTGCGATCTGGTCTTTCTGCTCTTGATCGCAAAACTTCCTGGCGCCAACGATGCCATTCACGCCAGCGAGGCAGCGGTCGCCATCCTCAAGTCGTGA
- the murA gene encoding UDP-N-acetylglucosamine 1-carboxyvinyltransferase yields the protein MDELHITGGNRLDGAVPIAGAKNAALPQIAAALLSPHPLELTNLPKVSDVDNMLRIISLYGATVESHAGGTTINAAHVAPGEVDYETVRKMRASILVLGPLLARFGSARVSLPGGCAIGARPVDMHLKVLSALGATVDVERGYIVASTNGGLRGTRIVLSGPSVGASETALMAACYAKGETEILNAAREPEVVDLAACLTAMGAEIEGAGTHRLLVKGNTTWRAASHHAIPDRVEAGTYAAAAMITGGRIELVNARMEHLSSVLQVLETMGATVWPGDRGVVINGRERIRPADITTEPYPGFPTDLQAQFMAMACLADGASVIRETIFENRFMHVPELSRLGADIALNGAVALVRGKPELRGAPVMATDLRASVCLVLAALAAEGESVIKRVYHLDRGYEQLDRKLAQCGADIRRVSV from the coding sequence ATGGATGAACTGCATATCACCGGCGGCAACAGACTGGATGGCGCAGTCCCGATTGCCGGCGCCAAGAATGCCGCCCTGCCGCAGATCGCCGCCGCTTTGTTGTCACCTCATCCGCTGGAACTGACGAACCTGCCGAAGGTCTCGGATGTCGACAACATGCTGCGGATCATCTCGCTTTACGGTGCGACGGTCGAGAGCCACGCCGGCGGCACGACGATCAATGCCGCGCACGTGGCCCCGGGAGAGGTCGATTACGAAACCGTGCGGAAGATGCGCGCCTCGATCCTGGTGCTCGGGCCTCTGCTCGCACGGTTCGGCTCGGCGCGCGTCTCGCTCCCAGGCGGCTGTGCGATCGGCGCGCGGCCTGTCGACATGCACCTGAAGGTCCTGAGCGCGCTCGGTGCGACCGTCGATGTCGAACGCGGTTATATCGTCGCCTCCACCAATGGTGGTCTGCGCGGCACGCGGATCGTCTTGTCCGGACCGTCCGTCGGTGCCAGCGAGACGGCGCTGATGGCAGCCTGTTACGCCAAGGGAGAAACCGAGATCCTGAACGCTGCCCGCGAGCCGGAGGTGGTCGATCTCGCCGCCTGCCTGACGGCCATGGGCGCAGAGATCGAAGGCGCCGGCACCCACCGACTGCTCGTCAAGGGTAACACCACCTGGCGCGCCGCCAGCCATCACGCCATTCCGGATCGTGTGGAGGCGGGCACCTATGCCGCCGCCGCGATGATCACCGGCGGGCGCATCGAACTCGTCAATGCGCGCATGGAGCATCTCTCTTCGGTGCTGCAGGTCCTGGAAACCATGGGCGCGACGGTCTGGCCCGGCGACCGCGGCGTGGTGATCAATGGCCGCGAGCGGATCAGGCCCGCCGATATCACCACCGAACCCTATCCGGGTTTCCCGACTGACCTGCAGGCGCAGTTCATGGCCATGGCCTGCCTTGCCGATGGCGCCAGCGTGATCCGCGAAACCATCTTCGAAAACCGTTTCATGCATGTTCCGGAACTGTCGCGTCTGGGGGCGGATATCGCGCTGAACGGCGCCGTCGCCCTCGTGCGTGGCAAGCCGGAACTCCGCGGCGCACCGGTGATGGCAACCGATCTGCGGGCCTCCGTCTGCCTGGTGCTGGCCGCGCTTGCCGCCGAAGGCGAAAGCGTCATCAAACGCGTCTATCATCTTGATCGCGGTTATGAGCAGCTGGACCGCAAGCTCGCCCAATGCGGCGCCGACATCCGGCGGGTCTCTGTATGA
- a CDS encoding N-acetylglucosamine kinase, whose translation MPSPDNTLYLGIDGGGTGCRARIVDDAGNILGQGLSGPATTRLGVPGAWASVLRAWTGAAEEAGLDPLNAPNVMAGIGIAGLTRAGSREELEALPHPFGQICFTSDGAAACLGAHSGHDGGIVIAGTGSIGLAIVAGQELRAGGYGFPISDEGSGADLGLKAIQASLRAFDGRREKTALLNEVLTRFDHTPANMVGWMDRATATDYATFAPLVLRHADQGDSAARQIVQSGAEQIDGLVRRLIEYGAPLVTLLGGLSGPLEPWLSPDVRRRLKPADGDAVSGAIILARRLSARS comes from the coding sequence ATGCCCTCACCTGATAACACGCTCTATCTCGGCATCGATGGCGGCGGAACCGGCTGCCGCGCCCGCATCGTCGATGACGCGGGCAACATTCTCGGACAGGGCTTGTCCGGCCCCGCAACGACCCGGCTGGGCGTCCCCGGTGCCTGGGCCTCCGTTCTGCGCGCCTGGACCGGTGCGGCCGAAGAGGCGGGGCTCGACCCGCTGAACGCGCCGAACGTGATGGCCGGCATCGGCATTGCCGGGCTGACCCGCGCCGGCTCGCGCGAGGAACTGGAAGCCCTGCCCCACCCGTTCGGGCAGATCTGCTTCACCTCGGATGGTGCGGCGGCCTGCCTCGGCGCCCATTCCGGACACGATGGCGGTATCGTCATTGCCGGCACGGGGTCGATCGGCCTTGCGATCGTCGCCGGCCAGGAACTGCGGGCCGGCGGCTACGGTTTCCCGATCTCCGATGAAGGCAGCGGTGCCGATCTGGGCCTCAAGGCCATCCAGGCATCGCTCCGGGCTTTCGACGGGCGGCGGGAGAAGACCGCCCTGCTCAACGAAGTCCTCACGCGTTTCGACCACACGCCGGCGAACATGGTCGGCTGGATGGATCGGGCGACGGCAACGGATTATGCGACCTTCGCACCGCTCGTCCTGCGCCACGCCGACCAGGGAGACTCCGCGGCACGGCAGATCGTCCAATCGGGCGCCGAGCAGATCGATGGGCTCGTGCGCCGCCTGATCGAATACGGTGCCCCGCTGGTCACCCTGCTGGGGGGGCTTTCAGGACCGTTGGAGCCCTGGCTCTCGCCGGACGTCCGTCGGCGACTGAAGCCTGCGGATGGTGATGCAGTCTCCGGCGCGATCATTCTCGCCAGGCGTCTTTCGGCGAGGAGCTGA
- the murQ gene encoding N-acetylmuramic acid 6-phosphate etherase: MSHQHLMAELEQLVSEARNPNSMSIDLLPTEEILRVMNREDALVPDAVARVIPQIAKAVDEIVRAFRKGGRLIYIGAGTSARLGVLDASECPPTFSVPEGMVVGLIAGGPRAILHAVEGAEDDVEEGKRNLEEIGLTASDVVVGIAVSGRTPYVVGALTYAHAIGAKTVSLTCNPSSTLAEIADIAISPVVGPEVVTGSTRLKSGTAQKLVLNMLTTASMIRIGKTYENLMVDLTISNQKLQARAVRIIAEATGCSADIAERHLSLSGNNVKLAILMILTGLGAEDAEAALVRHDGFLRKALAEKTHVTQDS; encoded by the coding sequence ATGTCGCACCAGCACCTGATGGCGGAACTTGAGCAGCTGGTTTCGGAGGCCCGCAATCCGAATTCCATGTCGATCGACCTGCTTCCGACGGAAGAAATCCTGAGGGTGATGAACCGCGAGGACGCGCTTGTCCCGGATGCGGTCGCACGGGTCATTCCGCAGATCGCCAAGGCGGTGGACGAGATCGTTCGTGCCTTCCGCAAGGGGGGACGGCTGATCTATATCGGCGCCGGCACCAGCGCGCGGCTCGGCGTTCTCGACGCGTCTGAATGCCCGCCGACCTTTTCCGTGCCGGAAGGCATGGTGGTCGGCCTCATTGCCGGCGGGCCGCGAGCGATCCTGCACGCCGTCGAAGGCGCGGAAGACGATGTCGAGGAAGGCAAACGCAATCTCGAGGAGATCGGGTTGACCGCCAGCGATGTGGTGGTCGGCATCGCGGTCAGCGGCAGGACGCCTTACGTCGTCGGTGCCTTGACCTATGCCCATGCGATCGGCGCGAAGACGGTCTCCCTCACCTGCAACCCGTCCTCGACTTTGGCGGAGATCGCCGACATCGCGATTTCGCCCGTCGTCGGTCCCGAAGTCGTCACAGGCTCGACGCGGCTCAAATCCGGCACGGCGCAGAAGCTGGTGCTGAACATGCTGACGACGGCGAGCATGATCCGCATCGGCAAGACCTACGAGAACCTGATGGTGGATCTGACCATCAGCAACCAGAAACTTCAGGCGCGCGCCGTGCGCATCATCGCCGAGGCCACGGGATGCTCCGCAGACATCGCGGAAAGGCACCTGTCGCTGAGCGGGAACAATGTCAAACTGGCCATCCTGATGATCCTGACCGGTCTCGGCGCCGAGGATGCGGAAGCAGCCCTCGTGCGCCACGACGGGTTCCTCAGAAAGGCGCTCGCCGAGAAAACGCATGTGACGCAAGATAGCTGA